The following are encoded in a window of Nakamurella sp. A5-74 genomic DNA:
- a CDS encoding MFS transporter, whose product MTSAAVSPSAATQPPTRKQVVSWGLWDWGSAAFNAVILTFVFSVYLVQGVAGLDENNKCATADCIESGATYYSLALGVAGLFIALLAPVTGQRADAGGHRKRNLGVWTGLIVLSMLALFFVKDASSYFWIGAALLGIASVFASFAEVSYSAMMRQISTPATIGRVSAFGWSMGYFGGIVLLLISYVGFIAGDGDTRGLFAVTTEGGLNIRIVAVIAAIWFAVSALPVLFAVPETPGLPKEKRVGFFASYRLLFQQIRELWHTDRNSVFFLLASALFRDGLAAVFTLGAVLAVDVYELTAANVLIFGIAANVVSAIGALTAGRFDDRVGPKKVIIVSLAGLVVTALILLFVSGPTMFWIFGLVLTLFVGPAQSSARTFLARVSPVGREGQMFGLYTTTGRAVSFLAPLLFSAFSAIGGTRYGILGIALVLLAGLVAMLFVKPAVDKSLTSAT is encoded by the coding sequence ATGACCAGCGCAGCCGTGTCTCCGTCAGCAGCCACCCAGCCGCCGACCCGGAAGCAGGTCGTCTCGTGGGGTCTGTGGGACTGGGGGTCGGCTGCGTTCAACGCCGTCATCCTGACGTTCGTCTTCTCCGTGTACCTGGTGCAGGGCGTCGCGGGTCTGGACGAGAACAACAAGTGCGCCACGGCAGACTGCATCGAAAGCGGCGCCACGTACTACTCGCTCGCTCTCGGCGTCGCCGGTCTGTTCATCGCGCTGCTCGCGCCGGTCACCGGCCAGCGGGCGGACGCCGGCGGTCACCGCAAACGCAACCTCGGGGTCTGGACCGGGCTGATCGTTCTCAGCATGCTGGCGCTGTTCTTCGTCAAGGACGCTTCCTCCTACTTCTGGATCGGTGCCGCCCTGCTCGGGATCGCCTCGGTGTTCGCGTCCTTCGCCGAGGTCTCGTACTCGGCGATGATGCGCCAGATCTCCACTCCCGCAACGATTGGCCGGGTGTCTGCGTTCGGGTGGTCGATGGGCTATTTCGGCGGGATCGTGTTGCTGCTCATCAGCTATGTCGGGTTCATCGCCGGGGATGGGGACACCCGCGGTTTGTTCGCGGTGACCACCGAGGGCGGGCTGAACATCCGGATCGTCGCGGTGATCGCGGCGATCTGGTTCGCGGTGTCCGCGCTGCCGGTGCTGTTCGCGGTCCCGGAGACGCCGGGCCTGCCGAAGGAGAAACGGGTCGGCTTCTTCGCCTCGTACCGCCTGCTGTTCCAGCAGATCCGCGAGCTGTGGCACACCGACCGCAACTCGGTGTTCTTCCTGCTGGCCAGCGCGCTGTTCCGGGACGGCCTCGCTGCGGTGTTCACCCTCGGCGCCGTGCTGGCGGTGGACGTCTACGAACTGACCGCGGCGAACGTGCTCATCTTCGGGATCGCCGCGAACGTGGTCTCGGCGATCGGCGCACTCACCGCCGGCCGCTTCGATGACCGGGTCGGGCCGAAGAAGGTCATCATCGTCTCACTCGCCGGGCTGGTGGTGACCGCGCTGATCCTGCTGTTCGTATCCGGACCGACGATGTTCTGGATCTTCGGACTGGTGCTCACGTTGTTCGTCGGACCCGCGCAGAGTTCCGCCAGGACCTTCCTCGCGCGGGTCTCCCCCGTCGGCCGGGAGGGCCAGATGTTCGGGCTGTACACCACGACCGGTCGGGCAGTGTCGTTCCTCGCGCCGCTGCTGTTCAGCGCGTTCTCGGCGATCGGCGGTACCCGCTACGGCATCCTCGGCATCGCCCTGGTGCTGCTGGCCGGCCTCGTCGCGATGCTGTTCGTCAAGCCCGCCGTCGACAAGTCCCTGACGTCTGCCACCTGA
- a CDS encoding YbhN family protein: MSTPVEPAAQDDRAPELVVAEPPVVETTRSPEQQNPAPGQGAPSRRGTILRIVGGVVIALVVFAVLRSRFPDPQQFFDALGDANWWWVFAAFALELASIGMLIRQQRRLMRAFGVPISYGRMGAIAYSSTAISMSIPAGGAVSAGYSYRKFRTAGASASTAASVLLLSGVFSVVALVLLYLVGAVLATTTRLSDIGGEYPVLTLVIGVVAVGAVWFAIWWITRRSGPAVSASTPRLDRYEQRHRWLGAAGRHALEAFRRAERVPRKDWNLALTQSVANWLLDALSLYAATRAFDLSVDVWQLALLYLGIQVVRQIPVTPGGIGIVEASLLAGLVSAGAATGAAAAAVVIYRLFSCWLLIPFGFSIMAAVSFRDARKDRRPAGAPGSGESPPAVG, from the coding sequence ATGAGTACACCGGTCGAGCCTGCAGCGCAGGACGACCGCGCGCCCGAACTGGTGGTCGCAGAGCCGCCGGTGGTCGAAACGACCCGGAGCCCCGAACAGCAGAACCCCGCACCCGGACAGGGCGCACCCAGCCGCCGCGGCACGATCCTGCGGATCGTCGGCGGGGTGGTCATCGCGCTGGTGGTCTTCGCCGTGCTGCGCTCCCGGTTCCCTGATCCGCAGCAGTTCTTCGATGCGCTCGGCGACGCCAACTGGTGGTGGGTGTTCGCCGCGTTCGCCCTCGAGCTCGCCTCTATCGGCATGCTCATCCGTCAGCAGCGACGCCTGATGCGTGCGTTCGGGGTGCCGATCAGCTACGGCCGAATGGGCGCGATCGCCTACTCCAGCACCGCCATCTCGATGTCGATCCCGGCCGGCGGCGCAGTCTCCGCCGGCTACTCCTACCGCAAGTTCCGCACCGCTGGAGCGTCCGCGTCGACAGCGGCGTCCGTGCTGTTGCTGTCCGGCGTCTTCTCCGTGGTGGCGCTGGTCCTGCTCTACCTGGTGGGAGCGGTGCTCGCGACCACCACCAGGCTGTCCGACATCGGCGGTGAGTACCCAGTGCTGACACTGGTGATCGGCGTGGTGGCGGTCGGTGCGGTGTGGTTCGCCATCTGGTGGATCACCCGTCGATCAGGTCCTGCGGTGAGTGCCTCGACACCGCGCCTGGATCGCTACGAGCAGCGGCACCGTTGGCTCGGTGCCGCCGGACGCCATGCGCTGGAAGCGTTCCGCCGCGCCGAGCGCGTGCCGCGCAAGGATTGGAACCTGGCGCTCACGCAATCGGTGGCCAACTGGTTGCTCGACGCGCTGAGCCTGTACGCGGCCACCCGCGCCTTCGACCTATCGGTCGACGTGTGGCAGCTCGCGCTGCTGTACCTGGGCATCCAGGTCGTGCGGCAGATCCCGGTGACGCCCGGCGGGATCGGCATCGTCGAGGCATCCCTGTTGGCGGGCCTGGTCTCGGCCGGCGCCGCCACCGGCGCTGCGGCGGCGGCGGTGGTGATCTACCGGTTGTTCTCGTGCTGGCTGCTGATCCCGTTCGGCTTCAGCATCATGGCTGCGGTGTCGTTCCGCGACGCCCGCAAGGACCGCAGGCCGGCCGGAGCACCAGGATCCGGCGAATCGCCACCTGCTGTTGGTTGA
- a CDS encoding AEC family transporter, whose protein sequence is MSSILQGLGVLAVVIAVGFLLARFRVLPEGTQQILARLVFFVATPALLFRTLSGAPVGTVLSSALGVTAITTAVGAIGYLVIARVRRKSLGESVIGALASSYVNAGNLGIPLSTYLFGTAAYVAPVMMYQLIVLAPIAFVALDIAETGKRPSVLRVALQPVRNPLVLASALGVVMALGGWSLPAVVVRPIDMIAGIAVPGALIAFGMSLYGAPLPGRTGSRTELTLIAVLKMLVLPVVAYCLGQFVFQMDPVAVLAATLAAALPTAQNVFVYAIRYHVGEALAREAVLVTTILSVPELIAVVGIVHR, encoded by the coding sequence GTGTCGTCCATTCTGCAAGGCCTAGGCGTACTGGCGGTCGTCATCGCTGTCGGCTTCCTGCTCGCCCGGTTCCGGGTGCTGCCGGAGGGCACCCAGCAGATCCTCGCGCGGCTGGTCTTCTTCGTCGCCACCCCCGCGCTGCTGTTCCGGACGCTGTCGGGGGCGCCGGTGGGAACTGTGCTGTCGTCGGCGCTGGGAGTCACCGCGATCACCACGGCAGTCGGTGCGATCGGCTACCTGGTGATCGCGCGAGTACGCCGGAAGTCATTGGGGGAGAGCGTGATCGGCGCACTCGCCTCGAGCTACGTGAATGCCGGCAACCTGGGCATCCCGCTCAGCACCTACCTGTTCGGAACGGCGGCCTACGTCGCCCCGGTGATGATGTACCAGTTGATCGTGCTGGCGCCCATCGCCTTCGTGGCCCTGGACATCGCCGAGACGGGGAAGCGGCCGTCCGTGCTGCGGGTGGCGCTGCAACCGGTGCGCAATCCACTCGTGCTGGCCTCTGCGCTCGGAGTGGTGATGGCACTGGGCGGGTGGTCGTTGCCTGCGGTGGTGGTCCGTCCGATCGACATGATCGCCGGAATCGCCGTCCCCGGTGCGCTCATCGCCTTCGGGATGTCGTTGTACGGGGCGCCGCTCCCCGGTCGGACCGGCAGTCGGACCGAGCTCACGCTCATCGCCGTGCTGAAGATGCTGGTGCTGCCGGTGGTGGCCTACTGCCTGGGGCAGTTCGTCTTCCAGATGGATCCTGTCGCCGTGCTGGCCGCGACCCTCGCGGCTGCGCTGCCGACCGCGCAGAACGTGTTCGTCTATGCGATCCGCTATCACGTCGGTGAGGCGCTCGCCCGGGAGGCAGTGCTGGTGACGACGATCCTGTCCGTCCCGGAGTTGATCGCGGTCGTCGGCATCGTGCACCGCTGA
- a CDS encoding PPOX class F420-dependent oxidoreductase — protein MARTVATATSVEKDALLEFVRPRHQMVISTFRQDGSLQSSPVSGGLDSEGRIVIASYPERAKSRNITRTGRASVVVLSDDFGGAYVQVDGPAQSLDLPEALEPLVEYFRSISGEHSDWDEYRTAMIEQGKCLIRVTPERWGPVATGGFPARLA, from the coding sequence ATGGCACGCACCGTCGCGACTGCGACCTCCGTCGAGAAGGACGCTCTCCTGGAGTTCGTCCGTCCCCGCCACCAGATGGTCATCAGCACCTTCCGCCAGGACGGCTCGCTGCAGAGCTCCCCGGTCAGTGGCGGGCTGGACTCCGAGGGCCGCATCGTCATCGCCAGCTATCCGGAACGCGCGAAGAGCAGGAACATCACCCGGACGGGCAGGGCCAGTGTCGTCGTGCTGAGCGACGACTTCGGCGGCGCCTACGTCCAGGTGGACGGGCCCGCCCAGAGCCTGGATCTACCGGAGGCACTGGAGCCGCTGGTGGAGTACTTCCGCTCGATCTCCGGCGAGCACTCCGATTGGGACGAGTACCGCACGGCGATGATCGAGCAGGGCAAGTGCTTGATCCGCGTCACCCCCGAGCGGTGGGGTCCGGTCGCCACCGGTGGCTTCCCCGCCCGGCTGGCATGA
- a CDS encoding HAD family hydrolase: MTLTQVTLDGSATQVVERPDGAGHYARAVLTPQTLLIDADDTLWANNIYFEQVTADYLRWLAHPTLQHADIRQILDDIERANIHTAGFGSLAFLQNLRECFQLLMQRPVVDREAAEIDAMATALLEHRIDLYDGVADTLVELGLRHDLKLVTKGHVPEQQRKIDASELAPYFSSTHIVPTKQAHTYRDLVTELALDVSATWMIGNSPASDINPAREAGLRAVYIPNPDTWVLEHAAVDPDDTGILTLQRFSDLSTVF, translated from the coding sequence ATGACGCTCACGCAGGTGACGCTCGACGGCTCAGCGACGCAGGTGGTCGAGCGCCCGGACGGTGCCGGCCACTACGCTCGTGCGGTGCTGACGCCCCAGACCCTGCTCATCGACGCGGACGACACGCTGTGGGCCAACAACATCTACTTCGAGCAGGTGACCGCGGACTACCTGCGCTGGCTCGCGCATCCCACCCTGCAGCACGCGGACATCCGGCAGATCCTGGACGACATCGAGCGCGCGAACATCCACACCGCCGGGTTCGGCAGCCTCGCCTTCCTGCAGAACCTGCGGGAGTGTTTCCAGCTGTTGATGCAGCGGCCGGTCGTGGACCGGGAAGCCGCCGAGATCGATGCGATGGCCACCGCTCTGCTGGAGCACCGCATCGATCTGTACGACGGGGTGGCCGACACCCTCGTCGAGCTGGGTCTTCGGCATGACCTCAAACTGGTGACCAAAGGCCACGTGCCGGAACAACAACGCAAGATCGACGCGTCCGAGCTGGCGCCGTACTTCTCCTCCACCCACATCGTGCCGACGAAGCAGGCACACACCTACCGGGACCTCGTCACGGAGCTGGCGCTGGACGTGTCGGCGACCTGGATGATCGGCAACTCCCCGGCCTCTGACATCAATCCTGCCCGGGAGGCCGGCCTGCGGGCGGTGTACATCCCCAACCCGGACACCTGGGTGCTCGAGCATGCGGCTGTCGATCCGGACGACACCGGAATCCTCACACTGCAGCGGTTCTCGGACTTGTCGACGGTGTTCTGA
- a CDS encoding sensory rhodopsin transducer, with the protein MSTRWYLPDCYLPELSTVHASHGSLCVLNDADAEAVLIIEVYFADRESAASSPIRIGPRSCHHLRSADPAQFGGLQIPVGVPYGIVVRSDDEIHLQYSRLDTTAPAYALMTAIPVPRQ; encoded by the coding sequence ATGAGCACCCGCTGGTACCTGCCGGACTGCTACCTGCCGGAGCTCTCGACCGTGCACGCCTCGCACGGGTCGCTCTGCGTCCTGAACGATGCGGACGCCGAGGCGGTGCTGATCATCGAGGTCTACTTCGCCGATCGCGAGTCGGCTGCGTCGAGCCCGATCCGGATCGGGCCCCGCAGCTGTCATCACCTGCGCAGCGCCGACCCTGCCCAGTTCGGCGGCCTGCAGATCCCGGTCGGCGTGCCCTACGGGATCGTCGTGCGCAGCGACGACGAGATCCACCTGCAGTACAGCCGGCTGGACACGACCGCCCCTGCCTATGCACTGATGACAGCCATCCCGGTGCCGCGACAGTGA